A genome region from Pseudomonas helmanticensis includes the following:
- a CDS encoding SulP family inorganic anion transporter, protein MAFPSRHSLFPFLTWLPRQTRASVGRDLIVGLSGAILALPQSIAYALIAGLPPEYGLYAAIIPVLIACLWGSSWHLICGPTAAISIVLYASVSPLAVPASQDYITLILLLTFLAGVFQWLLGLLRFGALVNFVSHSVVLGFTLGAAVVIAIGQLPNLLGLELSAKATALASLMDLLQHLRAVDKPSLVLGLTTVVVGMVLKQLLPRWPTLLITLILASLLVWLWPAMFGHVHLVSAFVGRLPPFSGLPLDLDLILRLLPSAVAVGMLGLVTSLSIARSISARSQQLLDANQEVRAQGLSNIVGAFFSGSLSAGSFTRSGLSYEAGACSPLAGIFSAIWVALFAIFGAGLISHIPIPAMAGSILLIAWGLVDHRGIRSLLRVSRAEFVVMALTCLATLLLELQTAIYAGVLASLFFYLKRTSQPRVQHWRDGEDDVLRVGGSIFFGASHYLQVRLQRMHGARVVIEAQQINFIDYSGVAMLHQEARRLLSQNRSLTLRRARPQVVEELRKLEGPEKCPIRFED, encoded by the coding sequence ATGGCCTTTCCCAGCCGCCACTCTCTCTTCCCTTTCCTGACCTGGCTACCGCGGCAAACCCGCGCCAGCGTCGGACGGGACCTGATCGTCGGCCTCAGCGGTGCGATTCTCGCGTTACCCCAGTCGATTGCCTACGCGCTGATCGCCGGTCTGCCACCTGAGTACGGTCTGTATGCCGCGATCATCCCGGTATTGATCGCTTGCCTGTGGGGTTCATCGTGGCATCTGATTTGCGGCCCGACCGCAGCGATTTCGATTGTGCTGTACGCCAGCGTCAGCCCTTTAGCGGTGCCGGCATCGCAGGACTACATCACCCTGATCCTGCTGCTGACTTTCCTCGCCGGAGTTTTCCAGTGGCTGCTCGGTTTGCTGCGCTTCGGCGCGCTGGTGAATTTCGTCTCGCATTCGGTGGTGCTGGGTTTCACCCTTGGCGCGGCGGTGGTGATTGCTATCGGGCAATTGCCGAATCTGCTGGGTCTGGAATTGTCGGCTAAAGCCACGGCGCTGGCGAGTCTGATGGATCTGCTGCAACACCTCAGGGCTGTGGATAAACCTTCGCTGGTGCTCGGCTTGACCACGGTGGTGGTCGGTATGGTCCTGAAACAACTGCTGCCGCGCTGGCCGACGCTGTTGATAACGTTGATCCTGGCCAGCCTGCTGGTGTGGTTGTGGCCGGCGATGTTCGGCCATGTGCATCTGGTCAGTGCGTTCGTTGGACGATTGCCACCGTTCAGTGGCTTGCCGCTGGATCTGGATTTGATTTTGCGCCTGCTGCCGAGCGCTGTGGCGGTGGGCATGCTCGGGCTGGTCACCAGCCTGTCGATCGCGCGCTCGATTTCGGCGCGGTCGCAGCAATTACTCGATGCCAATCAGGAAGTGCGTGCGCAAGGTTTATCGAACATTGTCGGGGCGTTCTTTTCCGGATCGTTGTCGGCCGGATCATTTACCCGCTCAGGATTGAGTTACGAGGCGGGCGCCTGCTCGCCTCTGGCCGGGATTTTTTCAGCGATCTGGGTGGCGTTGTTTGCGATCTTCGGCGCGGGATTGATTTCACACATTCCAATTCCGGCGATGGCGGGCAGCATTCTGCTGATTGCCTGGGGGCTGGTGGATCATCGCGGCATTCGCTCGTTGCTGCGAGTCAGCCGCGCCGAATTCGTGGTAATGGCGCTGACGTGTCTCGCGACCTTGCTGCTGGAGTTGCAGACGGCGATTTATGCCGGGGTGCTGGCGTCGCTGTTTTTCTACCTCAAGCGCACTTCGCAACCGCGTGTGCAGCATTGGCGCGACGGTGAGGACGATGTTTTACGCGTCGGCGGCTCGATCTTTTTCGGCGCCAGCCATTACCTGCAAGTGCGCCTGCAGCGCATGCACGGCGCGCGGGTGGTGATCGAGGCGCAGCAGATCAACTTCATCGATTATTCGGGGGTGGCGATGCTGCATCAGGAGGCGCGGCGGTTGTTGAGCCAGAATCGCAGTTTGACCTTGCGCCGGGCGCGGCCGCAGGTGGTGGAGGAGTTGAGGAAGCTTGAAGGGCCGGAGAAATGTCCGATCCGGTTTGAGGATTGA
- the aroE gene encoding shikimate dehydrogenase codes for MDRYVVFGNPIGHSKSPMIHKLFAEQTAQQLDYSTLLAPLDDFSGCAKAFFVSGRGANVTVPFKEDAYRLADSLTARAERAGAVNTLSKLADGSLLGDNTDGAGLVRDLTVNAGFSLSGKRILLLGAGGAVRGALEPLLAEKPASVIIANRTVDKAELLAELFCDLGPVSASGFDWLREPVDVIINATSASLTGDVPPIAPSLIEPGKTLCYDMMYGKEPTAFCRWASEHGAAVAMDGLGMLAEQAAEAFFLWRGVRPDTAPVLAELRRQLAQ; via the coding sequence ATGGATCGTTACGTCGTTTTCGGTAATCCGATCGGCCACAGCAAATCGCCGATGATTCACAAGTTGTTCGCCGAGCAAACCGCACAGCAGCTCGACTACAGCACCTTGCTGGCGCCGCTGGACGACTTCTCCGGCTGCGCCAAGGCGTTTTTCGTAAGCGGTCGCGGCGCCAACGTGACCGTGCCGTTCAAGGAAGACGCCTACCGTCTGGCCGACAGCCTGACCGCCCGCGCAGAGCGCGCCGGCGCGGTGAACACCTTGAGCAAACTGGCCGACGGTTCGCTGCTCGGCGATAACACCGATGGCGCCGGGCTGGTGCGTGACCTGACGGTGAACGCCGGGTTCAGCCTGAGCGGCAAACGCATCCTGCTGCTCGGCGCTGGCGGCGCGGTGCGTGGGGCGCTGGAGCCATTGCTGGCGGAGAAACCGGCGTCGGTGATCATCGCCAATCGCACGGTCGACAAGGCTGAGTTGCTGGCGGAGTTGTTCTGCGATCTGGGGCCGGTGTCGGCCAGTGGTTTTGACTGGCTGCGCGAGCCGGTGGACGTGATCATCAACGCTACATCGGCGAGCCTGACCGGCGATGTACCGCCGATTGCGCCGAGCCTGATCGAGCCGGGCAAGACCCTGTGCTACGACATGATGTACGGCAAGGAACCGACGGCGTTCTGCCGCTGGGCCAGCGAGCATGGCGCGGCGGTGGCGATGGATGGTTTGGGGATGTTGGCGGAGCAGGCCGCTGAGGCGTTCTTTTTGTGGCGGGGTGTGCGGCCTGATACGGCGCCAGTATTGGCCGAACTGCGCCGCCAACTGGCGCAATAA
- the hemF gene encoding oxygen-dependent coproporphyrinogen oxidase, whose translation MTTRTDAVKAYLLDLQDRICAALETEDGGTRFVEDAWTRPAGGGGRTRVIENGTLIEKGGVNFSHVYGNGLPPSASAHRPELAGRGFEALGVSLVIHPHNPHVPTSHANVRFFIAEKEGEEPVWWFGGGFDLTPYYGNEEDCIHWHRVAQQACAPFGPDIYPRYKAWCDTYFHIKHRHEPRGIGGLFFDDLNEWDFDTSFAFMRAIGDAYIDAYLPIVQRRKNDAFTAQQREFQEFRRGRYVEFNLVYDRGTLFGLQSGGRTESILMSLPPQVRWGYDWKAEPGSEEARLTEYFLQDRDWLTQA comes from the coding sequence ATGACGACCCGCACCGACGCCGTAAAGGCCTATCTGCTCGACCTGCAAGACCGTATCTGCGCTGCACTCGAAACCGAAGACGGTGGCACGCGCTTCGTCGAAGACGCCTGGACCCGGCCGGCGGGCGGTGGCGGTCGCACCCGCGTGATCGAGAACGGCACGCTGATCGAAAAGGGCGGCGTCAACTTTTCCCACGTCTACGGCAACGGTCTGCCACCGTCGGCCAGCGCCCATCGCCCGGAATTGGCCGGTCGCGGTTTTGAAGCCCTCGGTGTGTCGCTGGTGATTCACCCGCACAACCCGCATGTGCCGACGTCCCACGCCAACGTGCGCTTTTTCATCGCCGAGAAGGAAGGTGAAGAGCCGGTCTGGTGGTTCGGTGGTGGCTTCGACCTGACCCCGTATTACGGCAACGAAGAAGACTGCATCCATTGGCATCGCGTTGCTCAACAGGCTTGCGCGCCATTCGGACCGGACATCTACCCGCGCTACAAAGCCTGGTGCGACACCTACTTCCACATCAAGCATCGCCACGAACCGCGCGGTATCGGCGGGCTGTTCTTCGATGATTTGAACGAGTGGGACTTCGACACCAGCTTCGCCTTCATGCGCGCCATTGGCGACGCCTACATCGATGCGTATTTGCCGATCGTGCAGCGCCGGAAAAACGATGCCTTCACCGCCCAGCAGCGTGAATTCCAGGAGTTTCGCCGTGGCCGCTACGTCGAATTCAATCTGGTTTACGACCGGGGCACGCTGTTCGGCCTGCAATCGGGCGGGCGTACCGAGTCGATTCTGATGTCGCTGCCGCCGCAAGTGCGCTGGGGCTACGACTGGAAAGCCGAGCCCGGCAGCGAAGAAGCGCGCCTGACCGAGTACTTCCTGCAAGACCGCGACTGGCTGACCCAGGCCTGA
- a CDS encoding NADPH:quinone reductase, which translates to MAKRIQFRAHGGPEVLEFVDYEPAAPGPNQVRVENKAIGLNFIDTYFRSGLYAPPALPSGLGAEGAGVVDAVGSGVTRFKVGDRVAYGSGPLGAYSELHVLPEANLVKLPDEISFETAAGVMLKGLTVQYLLRQTYELKGGETILFHAAAGGVGSLACQWAKALGVKLIGTVSSKEKAELAKANGAWATIDYSHENVAERVLALTDGKKVPVVYDGVGKDTWLTSLDSVAPRGLVVSFGNASGAVDGVNLGILSAKGSLYVTRPTLATYANNAENLQRMADELFEMIISGKIKVDISQRYSLADAAKAQTELSARRTTGSTILLP; encoded by the coding sequence ATGGCAAAGCGTATCCAGTTCCGCGCCCACGGCGGCCCCGAAGTGCTCGAATTTGTTGACTACGAACCCGCCGCGCCCGGCCCCAATCAAGTGCGCGTGGAGAACAAGGCGATCGGCCTGAACTTCATCGACACCTATTTCCGCAGCGGTCTGTACGCGCCGCCAGCCTTGCCGTCCGGTCTCGGTGCGGAAGGTGCAGGCGTGGTTGACGCGGTTGGCAGCGGCGTCACCCGCTTCAAGGTCGGTGATCGTGTGGCGTATGGCAGTGGCCCGTTGGGCGCTTACAGCGAGTTGCACGTGTTGCCCGAAGCCAATCTGGTGAAACTGCCGGATGAAATCAGCTTCGAAACGGCCGCTGGGGTAATGCTCAAGGGCCTGACCGTGCAGTATCTGCTGCGTCAGACTTATGAACTGAAAGGTGGCGAAACCATTCTGTTCCACGCCGCTGCCGGTGGTGTCGGTTCGCTGGCCTGCCAATGGGCCAAGGCCCTGGGCGTGAAGCTGATCGGCACGGTCAGTTCGAAAGAGAAGGCCGAACTGGCCAAGGCCAATGGTGCGTGGGCGACCATTGATTACAGCCATGAGAACGTTGCCGAGCGCGTGCTGGCGCTGACCGATGGCAAGAAAGTCCCGGTGGTGTACGACGGTGTGGGCAAGGACACTTGGCTGACTTCGCTGGACAGCGTTGCACCGCGTGGTCTGGTGGTGAGCTTCGGCAATGCGTCGGGTGCGGTGGACGGGGTGAACCTGGGGATTCTTTCGGCGAAGGGTTCGCTGTACGTGACGCGGCCGACGTTGGCGACTTATGCCAATAACGCTGAGAATTTGCAGCGGATGGCGGATGAGCTGTTTGAGATGATCATCAGCGGCAAGATCAAGGTGGATATCAGTCAGCGCTATTCGTTGGCGGATGCGGCCAAAGCGCAGACTGAGCTGTCGGCTCGACGGACGACAGGTTCAACCATTCTGTTGCCTTGA
- a CDS encoding L-threonylcarbamoyladenylate synthase: protein MVNSWRVQQAAREIRAGAVIAYPTEAVWGLGCDPWNEEAVDRLLAIKNRSVDKGLILVADNIRQFDFLFEDFPQEWIDRMASTWPGPNTWLVPHQGLLPEWVTGVHDTVALRVSDHPQVRDLCSMVGPLISTSANPQGRPAARTRLRVEQYFRGQIDLVLGGELGGRKNPSLIRDLATGNVVRPA, encoded by the coding sequence ATGGTCAACAGTTGGCGTGTGCAACAAGCCGCACGAGAGATTCGCGCCGGGGCGGTGATTGCCTATCCAACCGAAGCCGTCTGGGGGCTGGGTTGCGACCCGTGGAATGAAGAGGCGGTGGATCGGCTGCTGGCGATCAAGAATCGCTCGGTCGACAAGGGCCTGATTCTGGTGGCCGACAACATTCGCCAGTTCGATTTCCTGTTCGAAGACTTCCCGCAAGAATGGATCGACCGCATGGCCAGTACCTGGCCGGGGCCAAACACCTGGCTGGTGCCGCATCAGGGCTTGTTGCCGGAATGGGTGACGGGCGTGCACGACACTGTGGCGTTGCGCGTTAGTGATCATCCACAAGTGCGCGATTTGTGTTCGATGGTCGGGCCGTTGATTTCGACCTCGGCCAACCCGCAAGGACGCCCGGCGGCGCGCACGCGGTTGCGCGTCGAGCAGTATTTCCGGGGGCAGATTGATCTGGTGCTGGGCGGGGAATTGGGTGGGCGCAAGAACCCGAGCCTGATTCGTGATCTGGCCACGGGCAACGTCGTACGCCCGGCTTAG
- the dprA gene encoding DNA-processing protein DprA has translation MLSVCTPVSPAELEARLRLHRLPEIGPKRFAKLLEAFGSASKAISAPASAWRSLGMPAACAEARRSPEVRDGASHAMRWLERPEHHLLMSDQADYPALLAQIPDPPPLLFVAGDPLILEKPQLAMVGSRRASRPGMDTAAAFSRSLAGAGFVITSGLALGIDAAAHQAALDVGGLTVGVLGTGLENFYPQRNRRLADAMIASGSAVVSEFPLDAGPTPSNFPRRNRIISGLSLGVLVVEASVASGSLITARLAAEQGREVYAIPGSIHHPGARGCHQLIRDGAVLVETIEHILEALRGWQHLPLSTDTAKVDHPLLALLHAAPHTSEGLADSIGWALPKVLAALTELEMDGRAVCENGRWFARVS, from the coding sequence ATGCTCTCTGTCTGCACGCCGGTTTCGCCGGCGGAACTGGAAGCGCGCCTGCGCCTGCACCGCTTGCCGGAAATCGGTCCGAAGCGCTTTGCCAAATTGCTCGAAGCCTTCGGCTCGGCGTCCAAAGCCATCAGCGCGCCAGCGAGTGCCTGGCGCTCGCTGGGAATGCCGGCGGCCTGCGCCGAAGCGCGGCGCAGTCCTGAGGTGCGCGATGGCGCCAGCCATGCAATGCGCTGGCTAGAGCGCCCGGAGCATCATTTGCTGATGTCCGATCAGGCGGATTATCCGGCGCTGCTGGCGCAGATTCCCGATCCGCCGCCGCTGCTGTTTGTTGCTGGCGACCCACTGATTCTGGAAAAACCACAACTGGCGATGGTCGGCAGCCGTCGTGCCTCACGCCCGGGGATGGATACGGCGGCGGCGTTCTCGCGCAGCCTTGCCGGGGCTGGTTTTGTCATCACCAGTGGTCTCGCACTGGGTATTGATGCCGCCGCGCATCAGGCGGCACTGGATGTCGGTGGCTTGACCGTGGGTGTGTTGGGCACCGGCCTGGAAAATTTTTATCCACAGCGCAATCGGCGCCTGGCTGACGCGATGATTGCGTCTGGCAGCGCGGTGGTTTCGGAGTTTCCGCTGGACGCCGGGCCGACGCCTAGCAACTTCCCGCGGCGTAACCGGATCATCAGCGGCTTGTCGCTCGGTGTGCTGGTGGTCGAGGCCAGCGTCGCCAGTGGTTCATTGATCACTGCGCGGCTGGCGGCGGAACAGGGGCGCGAGGTGTATGCAATCCCCGGCTCGATCCATCACCCCGGTGCGCGCGGTTGTCACCAATTGATTCGCGACGGTGCGGTGCTGGTGGAAACCATCGAACACATTCTCGAAGCGCTGCGCGGCTGGCAGCATTTGCCGTTGTCCACAGACACAGCGAAAGTCGATCACCCGTTGCTCGCCCTACTCCACGCCGCGCCGCATACCAGCGAAGGTCTGGCCGACAGCATCGGCTGGGCGTTACCGAAAGTGCTGGCAGCCCTGACCGAACTGGAAATGGATGGCCGCGCGGTATGCGAAAACGGCCGCTGGTTTGCGCGGGTGAGCTAG
- a CDS encoding LysM peptidoglycan-binding domain-containing protein: MRKTLLALLLLASAGVAQGQVQLRDDFPQQYTVVAGDTLWDISGKYLREPWQWPQLWRANPQIENPNLIYPGDTLTLSYVNGQPRLMLNRGESRGTIKLSPRIRTSPVAEAIPSIPLKSINSFLLSNRIVDKVEEFDKAPYIVAGDAERVLSGTGDRIFARGHFDPNQPVYGIFRQGKVYTDPQTKEFLGINADDIGGGEIVATEGDVATLALQRTTQEVRLGDRLFSGEERSINSTFMPSAPTSAINGVIIDVPRGVTQIGVMDVVTLNKGKRDGLAEGNVLVVMKTGETVRDRITGQPLKIPDERAGLLMVFRTYDKLSYGLVLNASRSLAVLDKVRNP; this comes from the coding sequence ATGAGGAAAACACTACTCGCCCTGCTGTTGCTGGCTTCGGCCGGCGTGGCGCAAGGGCAGGTGCAACTCAGGGATGATTTTCCACAGCAATACACGGTGGTTGCGGGTGACACACTCTGGGACATTTCCGGCAAATACCTGCGCGAACCCTGGCAATGGCCGCAGCTGTGGCGGGCCAATCCGCAGATTGAAAACCCCAACCTGATCTACCCTGGCGACACGCTGACGCTCAGTTACGTCAACGGTCAGCCCCGCCTGATGCTCAATCGCGGTGAGTCGCGCGGCACCATCAAGCTTTCGCCACGGATCCGCACCAGCCCGGTGGCCGAGGCGATTCCGAGCATTCCGCTCAAGTCGATCAACAGTTTTCTGCTGAGCAACCGCATCGTCGACAAGGTCGAGGAGTTCGACAAGGCGCCATATATCGTTGCCGGCGATGCCGAACGCGTGCTCAGCGGTACCGGTGACCGTATCTTTGCGCGCGGCCATTTCGACCCGAATCAGCCGGTGTACGGCATCTTCCGTCAGGGCAAGGTCTACACCGATCCGCAGACCAAGGAGTTTCTCGGGATCAACGCCGATGACATCGGCGGTGGCGAAATCGTTGCCACCGAAGGCGACGTCGCTACCCTCGCGCTGCAACGCACCACCCAGGAAGTGCGCCTCGGTGACCGCTTGTTCAGCGGTGAAGAGCGTTCTATTAATTCGACCTTCATGCCCAGCGCGCCGACCAGCGCCATCAACGGCGTGATCATCGACGTGCCGCGCGGCGTCACGCAGATCGGCGTGATGGACGTGGTCACCCTGAACAAGGGCAAGCGTGACGGTCTGGCCGAAGGCAATGTGCTGGTGGTGATGAAAACCGGCGAGACCGTGCGTGACCGCATTACCGGCCAGCCGCTGAAAATTCCCGACGAACGCGCCGGGTTGCTGATGGTGTTCCGCACTTACGACAAGCTCAGCTATGGCCTTGTCCTCAATGCTTCACGCTCGCTGGCGGTGCTCGACAAGGTGCGAAATCCGTAA
- the def gene encoding peptide deformylase → MAILDILEFPDPRLRTIAKPVAVVDDEVRQLVDDMFETMYEAPGIGLAATQVNVHKRIVVMDLSEDRTEPRVFINPEFESLTDEMEQYQEGCLSVPGFYENVDRPQKVRIKALDRDGKPYELIAEGLLAVCIQHECDHLNGKLFVDYLSTLKRDRIKKKLEKQHRQNA, encoded by the coding sequence ATGGCCATTTTAGACATCCTCGAATTTCCGGACCCGCGTCTGCGCACTATCGCCAAACCAGTGGCTGTAGTGGACGACGAAGTGCGTCAGTTGGTCGACGACATGTTTGAAACAATGTATGAAGCGCCGGGCATCGGCCTTGCCGCGACCCAGGTCAACGTGCACAAACGTATCGTCGTGATGGACCTTTCCGAAGACCGCACCGAACCCCGGGTGTTCATCAACCCTGAGTTCGAATCGCTGACCGACGAAATGGAGCAATACCAGGAAGGTTGCCTGTCGGTCCCGGGTTTCTACGAAAACGTCGATCGCCCGCAGAAGGTCAGGATCAAGGCGCTGGACCGCGACGGCAAGCCCTATGAACTGATCGCCGAAGGCCTGCTCGCGGTGTGCATCCAGCACGAATGCGACCACCTCAACGGCAAATTGTTCGTCGATTACCTGTCCACGCTCAAACGCGACCGGATCAAGAAGAAACTGGAAAAGCAGCACCGCCAGAACGCTTGA
- the fmt gene encoding methionyl-tRNA formyltransferase, whose protein sequence is MTEPLRIVFAGTPEFAAEHLKALLSSPYEIVAVYTQPDRPAGRGQKLMPSPVKQLALENNIQVLQPPTLRNADAQAELAALKPDLLVVVAYGLILPQVVLDIPRLGCINSHASLLPRWRGAAPIQRAVEHGDAESGVTVMRMEAGLDTGPMLLKVTTPISAEDTGGSLHDRLAEMGPPAVVQAIAGLAAGTLEGEVQNDELATYAHKLNKDEARIDWSRPAVELERLVRAFNPWPITHSTLNGEALKVLAATIADGKGAPGEILSASKDGLIIACGEQALSLTRLQLPGGKALNFSDLFNSRREKFAVGTVLGAVVDAQ, encoded by the coding sequence ATGACTGAGCCACTGCGCATCGTTTTTGCCGGCACCCCGGAATTCGCCGCCGAACACCTCAAGGCCCTGCTGAGCAGCCCTTACGAGATCGTTGCGGTCTACACCCAACCGGATCGTCCGGCCGGTCGCGGGCAAAAACTGATGCCGAGCCCGGTCAAACAGCTCGCGCTGGAAAACAATATCCAGGTGTTGCAGCCGCCAACGTTGCGCAACGCCGATGCGCAGGCTGAACTGGCCGCACTGAAGCCGGATTTGCTGGTGGTGGTCGCCTACGGCCTGATCCTGCCGCAAGTGGTGCTGGATATTCCGCGTCTGGGCTGCATCAACAGCCACGCCTCGTTGCTGCCACGCTGGCGCGGTGCGGCACCGATTCAGCGCGCCGTCGAACACGGTGATGCCGAAAGCGGCGTGACCGTGATGCGCATGGAAGCCGGCCTCGACACCGGGCCGATGCTGCTCAAGGTCACCACCCCGATCAGCGCTGAAGACACGGGCGGCAGCCTGCACGACCGTCTCGCCGAGATGGGCCCGCCGGCCGTGGTGCAGGCGATTGCCGGTCTGGCTGCTGGCACCCTTGAAGGCGAAGTGCAGAACGATGAACTCGCCACTTACGCGCACAAACTCAACAAAGACGAAGCACGCATCGACTGGAGCCGTCCGGCGGTTGAGTTGGAGCGCCTGGTGCGCGCCTTCAATCCATGGCCGATTACCCACAGCACCCTCAACGGTGAAGCGCTTAAAGTACTGGCAGCAACCATTGCCGACGGCAAAGGCGCGCCGGGTGAAATCCTCAGCGCCAGCAAGGACGGGCTGATCATCGCCTGCGGTGAACAGGCGCTGAGCCTGACCCGCCTGCAATTGCCCGGCGGCAAGGCGCTGAACTTCAGCGATCTGTTCAACAGCCGTCGCGAGAAATTCGCCGTCGGCACCGTGCTCGGCGCAGTGGTGGACGCGCAATGA
- the rsmB gene encoding 16S rRNA (cytosine(967)-C(5))-methyltransferase RsmB, which translates to MNPRLAAAKALAAVLSGKASLNSSLPTQLDKVEDRDRGFTQDLAFGTARWQPRLSALAEKLLQKPFKAADADVEALLLVGLYQLLYTRVPAHAAIGETVGCADKLKKPWAKGLLNAVLRNAQRESETIFAELERDPVVRTAHPRWLQKSLKAFWPEQWEAICEANNAHPPMILRVNRRHHSRDAYLGLLTEAGIAATPCVYSRDGIILEAAADVRSLPGFAEGWISVQDEAAQLAADLLDLAPDQRVLDACCAPGGKTCHILEAEPALAGVVAVDLEAKRLVRVKENLERLGLDAELIAADGRDIDKWWDGKPFQRILLDAPCSATGVIRRHPDIKLTRQPDDIVALAQLQGELLEAMWKTLEVGGILLYATCSTLPTENTEVIAAFLERTPGARELDLATTAGIKQPHGRQLLAQQGGHDGFYYAKLIKIAAARG; encoded by the coding sequence ATGAATCCGCGTCTGGCCGCCGCCAAGGCACTCGCCGCCGTCCTCAGTGGCAAAGCTTCGTTGAACAGCTCACTGCCGACGCAACTGGACAAGGTCGAGGATCGCGATCGCGGTTTCACTCAGGATCTGGCCTTTGGCACCGCGCGCTGGCAGCCACGTCTGTCGGCGCTGGCCGAGAAGCTGCTGCAGAAACCGTTCAAAGCTGCGGATGCCGATGTCGAAGCGCTGCTGCTGGTCGGTCTCTATCAGTTGCTCTACACCCGCGTGCCGGCCCACGCCGCCATCGGCGAAACCGTCGGTTGCGCCGACAAGCTGAAAAAGCCTTGGGCGAAGGGCCTGCTCAACGCCGTGCTGCGCAATGCCCAGCGCGAAAGCGAGACGATTTTCGCCGAACTGGAGCGCGATCCAGTGGTGCGCACTGCTCACCCGCGCTGGTTGCAAAAGTCCCTGAAAGCCTTCTGGCCGGAACAGTGGGAAGCCATCTGTGAGGCGAACAACGCGCATCCGCCGATGATCCTGCGGGTCAATCGCCGCCATCACAGCCGCGACGCTTACCTCGGTCTGCTGACTGAGGCCGGCATTGCTGCGACACCGTGCGTGTACAGCCGCGACGGCATCATCCTCGAAGCCGCCGCCGACGTGCGCAGCCTGCCGGGTTTCGCCGAAGGCTGGATCAGCGTGCAGGACGAAGCCGCGCAACTGGCCGCTGACCTGCTCGACCTGGCGCCGGACCAACGCGTGCTCGACGCCTGCTGCGCGCCGGGCGGCAAGACCTGCCACATCCTCGAAGCCGAACCGGCACTGGCCGGCGTGGTGGCGGTGGATCTGGAAGCCAAGCGTCTGGTGCGAGTCAAAGAAAACCTCGAACGCCTGGGTCTGGACGCCGAATTGATCGCTGCCGATGGCCGTGATATCGACAAATGGTGGGACGGCAAACCGTTCCAGCGCATCCTGCTCGATGCACCATGCTCGGCCACCGGCGTGATTCGTCGCCATCCGGACATCAAGCTGACCCGTCAGCCCGACGACATCGTCGCCCTCGCGCAACTGCAAGGCGAGCTGCTCGAGGCGATGTGGAAAACCCTCGAAGTCGGCGGCATCCTGCTCTACGCGACCTGCTCGACCTTGCCGACCGAAAACACCGAAGTCATCGCCGCGTTCCTTGAGCGCACGCCTGGCGCCCGCGAACTGGATCTGGCCACCACGGCAGGGATAAAACAGCCCCACGGCCGCCAATTGCTGGCCCAGCAGGGTGGGCATGACGGTTTCTACTACGCCAAGCTGATCAAGATCGCTGCCGCGCGCGGCTAA